gaaCCCAGAGGCCCTGGGCTGCCTGGCGTGCCGTGGCAGGTGGGGACAGTCCTGCTGAGGGGGAACACGTCTGCCGTCCTCCCTCCCGCCATCACCCTGACGGGGACTGCTTCCCTTCCCGGCCCTGTTCCCACTGCTGCTTTCTCTGAAACGGCCCGAGGAAAAGGAAAGCCCCGGCAAAGGTGGGGCAGCTGCCTCGGCCAGCTCAGCAAAGCACCATTTTCTGCCTCTTGCCCTCTTCCCCGCAGACAACAAGGAGCGTGGcagagcagagcctggctgggctgATCCTCTGCCCTCTTTCCCCAGCCACTTGCCGACaatgctgccttctccctgggcatcctgccACAGCTCTTGCGGTACCTGCACATGGAAGGTCTGAGCGATCATCTTGTTCACGTCATACATGAATGTCCCCAGGAGAGTTTCTGCCCCAGCCTCGTCCACTGCCTCAAAGACAAGAGACAGAGGGAGCAGGTCAGGCCCAAGCAGGGTGTCAGGGCACGTCAAGGCCCAAGCCAGGAACCCTTCCCACCTCCCTGGGCTATAGGGGTAGTATAGAGAGTTTAGGGTGCCTCTGGGTCAGGCTGCTTTGAGCACGTGCTCCAGGATCCCTGGCCGTGAAGCAGACAAGACCCAGAGGCACGGTTCCCCACGTGCCCCCCCGCAACAGTGCCCAGGGgacgctgtgctctgcagcagccagACCCAGGGAGATGTCTGAGGACGGTGCCgtgagctgcagagctctggaaCAGCATTTCCCTGGGGCCAGGCACACCTGAGAAGAGCAAGGCAAAGACTTACAAAGACGACAAACTCTTTTGGGGCATCGCTGACTTCTCCAGAAGGAGATGTTGCCTTCGAGATGTGCCAGACAGTCAAAGCAGTTGGCCAGATCTCTACAGGCAACCGGATGACCACGTGGCCTTGAGATCCTTGGAAAGCCCAGCAGTTCCCAGGGGCAATACGATGCTGAAAGCAGAAAGCCATGACCATCAGCAATAaggcaaccaaagagccaacAGAGTTGCCTGTTGGGCCAGAATCAGAGACCTTGCCTTGCCTGTGGGCTGCAATCCTGTTCCTAAATGATTACAAGCCCATGGGCAGCATAGCAATATGGAGGTGTTTCTACAAAACTTCTGGGCTCCACTGCTTATCCCAAGCTGGTTCTGCTTTCTCAGAGCCTGCAGAGGCAGGGCAGGTCTCCTAGTGGACCTCACCCCATTGCCCTTCGAAAACTGCTCTGCACTGCAGGGCCCATGGAACGTCTCTGCCTGCTCCCATGGCTCAGCACCCCCCACCACTGCCACCCGCTTGGCAAAGGGGCCTTCAGAGAGAGATGGGATGTGACAGAGGGACTACCAAGGACCAGGTTCCTCGTAAACTGCAGCCCAGGGTGCTGGGCAGGTCACAGAAGCTGGGTTCAGCTCGGTCCCCCTCCTGATGGGAGGGCAGCGCTGCCAGATATCAGGGGTCAGGAATGCCATGCAGACCGCAGGGCTGAGTGACACGGCCGGGCTGAAGGGAAGTGCTGTGTGCTTGTTCTGCCAGGAGCTGAACCACAAGTCAGGCTTTCTCTGTGATACCTGCAAGATTGTCGCTGGACCTTTTCCAGGAAAAATGTCAAATGTAGAAAGCCACCAGGTCTTCTCGTCTCGTACAAAATAAGTCTTGGATGTCCTCTGGTTGTCAATGGTGCCACCTGACATGAAGATGGCCAGAGCTTAGGAGCTGAAGCAGTGCATTTGGCTGTATTTCTCAAGGTCgaaagcagagctgggcagacTTTGGGGGAGTGCCACACACAAACCAAGGGCAGCGAGATTTCCTGTCTGCGTACCTATTGATCCCATTGCCCAGTCAGGCATCCGGTGATAGTTCTCAAGAACCTTTTCCATTGCCGTCCGGGTAAATTGTAGAATTTCCTGGGAAAAATTAGGACAATGTTTTTATGGCTGTGAACAGAAAGACTTTCACAGGCTGTTCTGCATGAACACTGAGTCCTAGCACAGAGCCAAGGAGTGCTGGCACATCAGAAACCCCAAGGCAGACCTGTGGGAAAAGCTGCCGACCTGGAGGGTGCCAAGGGGAAGCAGAAGGAGGAAGCCCAAAAAGGCAGCAAGGTCTCTGATCTACCCCTGGCACCTTtacctctctcttctcctcttggACACCATGTTCTTCCAGGGCCAAAGTCACTGCCTGCAGGATGTTCCTCTTGACAGCAGACACCTGATCCTTGGTCTCCTTGAGTTGCCGCATCTGCTCCAGCCAACCCTGGGCTTTCCTGCAGACACAGGAAAGCAGGTCTTGTCCAGCAGCTGCCCAGTCTCTGCaggcaggctccaaaccctgtgCAGAGAGGGGCCCCCTGGGCTTGGTTCACCCCCCTCTCTCAGcccctttccttcctctgctgtaCAAATGGCTCCTTCCAGCACCACAGCTGGCAGACCGGGAAGGTCAGGAGTCCCGGGTGCGAGTGAGTGTGGGCAGCACGAAGCCAGCTGAGATGGCTCCACAGAGTGCGTGCCTTGGCGAGAAACTGCACTTACCTCAGAGACTCCAGCTCCGCTTCAGAAAGCCCACTCTCGTCCTGCAAGACAAAGAACAGGGATGGTGGACCTCTGAAGCAGCTTGTTGGCTGACAAAATTGACCCTTTGGAGAGACACGCCATTGCAGCCAGCATGAGGAGCACTGCCAGGGCTTCCCAAAGGAGACTCccccaggcagagctggcagAAATTCCAGCTGCTTGGATTCCCTTTGGGAGACCCTGACCCCAAGGCTGGGGTCTGTAACAGCTGCATTCAGCAGAACATCTTTCAGGTCTCCGTCTACCCCCCCAGGCTCTCTGAGAGCCACACAGGCAGCAAAGGCACCTTCTGCCAAAGCACTCTGTACTTCAGCCTGGCACCCTGCAGAGCTCACTTAGGAAGATCCCTCTCCGTGTCGAACCCCATGCAGGCGCTAAGAAGACTGAAGAACAAACAGCAGTGTCCCCAACACATCCCATGTTCTCCCTCAGCACTGATGGGCATTTGGGACCAGGTGCCCCATCTTCCCAGGCCAGGCAGGAGGGCAGAGCCACGGCCTTGGCAGGGGTTGGCTTTACACTGCAAGAGACACTTACATTCAGCATTCCATGTCCCGAACCTCGTGAGTCCAAATAGTACAAACCAGCAGCTGTGGGTCACATTGAGAAGAGATGGTTATTTTCCTCAGCAGCTGGTTCCTCTCCCCAGCACTGATTGGGCCAGTTTTGGTCGGGGATACTTACGAAACACGATTAAAATGCAAAGGGCGAAGAGCCCCAGCACTCTTGTGGCCAACATGGCTGGCACCTCTTCAGGCCCAGCACAGTGGCCACGCAGAAGGAAAATGTTGATCTGCTGCCGAGATGCAAACACCGCTTCTCGAGCCGATCACCAACCGCTCAAAGCactctgctttgtgctgctgcccACCTCTGAGCGTGGGCTCTTATAGAGGGCAGCGGTTATGACCTCAGCACAGCCGGCTGGTGACGTCCATTGTGAGCTCAGAGGGGCTACCCTGGAGGGGGCTGCTGTGCCCTTTTGGAGGGCGGGACCCTGGGGGTTCACCCACACCTGCAGCTCCCAAAGACAAGGGCCCcagcagcacctggagcaccAAGAGCAGCACCTGTTTTTCTGCCCTGgcagaaatttattttaaaattgtagatGGATGTGGCCTGGCCACCtcgggctcctcctggggctcttCCTTCTCCCTGGGGATAGGAGGCGGGGCAGAGGGAGGGCTGCCGGGTGCTAGGCCGGTCGCCCACGTTGTCTCCTTCAGGGCTGCTGGAGGGGCCTGGGCCAGGCAGGGGAGACTGTCCTTGGGTCCTTGTAGACTGAACTGACTTGTGGGTGTCTAAACACTCTCATCACAGTGATCTCTAACTCCCTCTTATACATGcaaatgtatacacacatacattcCATTTCAACATCATTCtctgtgcacacagacacacacacagagctgcaggacaGCATTGCATTTAAAGACCTACAGCAAATCCATTCCCTTTTCAGCTATTAAACACAAGGTGATACCTCGAATGTAAACGCTTACTCTGCATGTTATTTGGACTCCCAGGTGGACCGAATGTCCTCTTCAGGCACAGATGTAAACACACAAGACACTTACATGCtgactgagagcaacagaaaggaaATTACTGCTCTCCACAAGTGATGGAAGACTATCCGAAGCTGCCATCTTTCTGttgctctgctcctggctctCAGTATTGTGAGCCAGGCTTTACTAATTAAACTACCTAAGCTCATCTGTTTATTGTCATCTATAAACAGATAATGATGTTTGTGATGGTGTGAGCTTCAGTTCCCTGACTGGGTGCTTGGCTTCCAGAAAGATTTGAGTGCTATAGAGAAAGCTCACGTTTTCCCAAGGGACTCAGTGTAGGAACATTTCACATTGTGTGGTTCAGTCCGTAACTATACAAAGAtctggacaggaaaaaaaaatcctctagcTAGGACGATAAACTAAAAGTCGCTGTAAACCTACATTCCATGCTGAGGATGACAAATATTTAACTCCATCCTCAACAGATTACTATTGTCTCCATTGTTTTTCGATCTTCCGCAGTGTGAAGGCTTTCAGTTTTCCTGGGGCCATGCATGTTCTAAAAGCGTGTCATTGTTTACATTCAGTGATTATTTTCCTCCATCAGGTCCTTCCAGCAATAAACACTGAGAAGATTAAAGTAAGTGACTTGCTTCCCTGCTATATGGCAGTGGTGAGCTATGTAATGTATTTGCAACTTTCCTTATGGTACAGGACCTTGTAAATTTTGGTACTAGTTATGAAACTTATCAAAACCAGACAATGATAAAATGACAATAAATATATTGCAATAATTTCCTGGTTTGTGGTAGCTATATAAACTACTATAACTTTCAGGAGACCACATTTTAGCTCCTCAGTCATCTCATTATTTCACATCCAATTACCAATTTCTTAtgttctgcttttttaaaaaggttttataACAGTCATCTTTATCACAAATCACCCTTTTTATCATTATTCATCAAATGAAAGCAATTTTCTTtagtaaacaaaaccaaactaacctTGGAGAatcgaaattaaaaaaaaataactctgAACATAATTGTCCTCTGTTGGTCTTTCTTTCCTACATACAATTAATGTGGCTGAATTTTTAACAATGCCAAGGATGACAAATATTTAACTCCATCCTGAACAGATTaccattttctccattttttgtaGATCTTCCCCAGTCTGAAGATTTTCAGCTTTCCTGGGGTCAGATGTTAAATCTGGATCACTAACTGTTTCTTATTCATGTGCATATTTAACCTGTTGTTATTGCCACAATTTTATCAATGATTAAATAAGAAATTTTCCGCAGCCTACAAtgattttgtgtccctgtgtgcaTCTCATTTTCCTTACATCCCTCCactctgtgttttttttgtttgtttgtttttatgtatttTGTTTCTGCAAAGCAGAAAGTTCTTCTGTGCTAGTTGCAAGTTCAGTATTTTCTATCCCTTTTTCTAGCCTCAGTTCTCTTTTTCTCAGTTTATTTAGATTACTTCAAcaaagttttaaaatttattgaGGTCAAGTGACAGCCCTCACAAAGCTGAGAACTCTCAAACTGCAGGCTCCAGTGCCATTAATTTAATGTCTTCATTTGCTTTGACAGTAGGTGCAGATTTGTCCATATGGCTCCAAAGGGGAAAGCCTGTGCATTGCTCTAAGTTTGAAGATATTAATACTAATTACCTTTCAACACAGAGGATGTTACTCACTTGGATGTTCTTTCTAGGTGATTTTGGTTCATTTGAACCCTTTAGAACAGAATGCAGTTGTTATAACTGCAGTTGACCAACTGCAAATTGTTATGAAATAAATGACTTTTTCACTACCAAATTTGTGATATTCAATGTCAGTGAAGTGTTTCCATCCTCTCCAAACTACAGTTGTTCATTGCAACACTGAATGGGTAACCTGTAAAAGGAGGATTCCCCATGCACATATCTCACTTCTTTAAGGGGAAATCCACTGAAAATTCAAAGTTTAGTCATTAAGTTCTGCCAGAGTCACACACAATTGTGGAGACAGAGGGCATCCAAACCTTTGGTTAGGTAACAGCAATTTTTTCAACCTCTTTAATGTCTTATCTCCAGAATGGATGTAAAAAGCCACGACTAACCATAAGAGGTTACTGAGAGTGTAATTCATACagccagaaaaaaaggaaaacttttctAGTGTGTGCAAAGTGAAAGAACAACTTTTCACTGTGGTCATCCACATTGCACAGAAACAGATGATCATGACACAAAGTGTCGCGGTGCTCTGATAACCGAGTGCCAGCAGAACTCTGGAGAGGAAGAACAAGCTGATGAGCTCTTGGAAGCAGCTTCCCTATCTTGTCATCATTGTGTGTTTGTCTCCAGCGAGACTAAGCCACCTGCTCTCTAGTAACAGGAAAGGACAGAGAACTCAGTGCTGTCTATGCTGTGGATGCATTTGCACAGCATTGGGATTTAGCTAGAGAAGGATGGTGGAACTGTCTGCTGCTGTGGTCCTGTCACATCAGGTCAATATTCTGGGTGCTCCAAAAGAGAGAGCAAATGTGAACACTTAATTATGGTCTCACTTGATTGCTACAGGAGGAATTTTCAAACACTGAAAGAATCAGAGAAACAGTAAAAGGACAGAGAGTTTTCATCTCTCTGTATGGAGTACTGGAGAAATGAGAATTATCACCTGCCACAACCATTAATATTTGGAGCCCAGCTGTGTTATTGTCCGTGTGTGGATTTGGAATGGGGATTAGGAAGGGGGACAGAGGAGGGCCCAGGACTCCCATTCCTATCAGTCAATGCTGTAAATGTTTCCCGCTGCGCTGCAGTCAGGACCTACCAgccatattttctgttttctttaaggGGTTGAACCTGCTTCAGGCTGGAATATCTCATGGCAATGAAACCATCCACTGCATGTTTACTTCATGAAAGACTGATACAAATTTATGTTAAAGAATGGCTTGATGTAAACCTTTATACTACATACTTTGGGGCTTTTTCAAAACCTATGCTGGAGAGAACCAAATGCACATGTGATTTTCCCGTCTTCAGTATTTTCTCCCTAATTTCTAGAACTTCTACCTGAAGTTTGTGAaaaatcttttttcctttattattttaaacagaaagatgGCTGATAAAAATATGGCGAGTAGAAACCCATTGAATTCATTGTGAATTTTTGCCTGCCTCAGAGGTTAATTATACTGCAGAGAGCCAGAAGATGAAAGCATCACTTTTGCAAATTGAATCCCAGCAATATATACCTaaacaactttatttttaaatgaaggatTGTTATAATTATCCCCAGAACACTTTTAACTACATTATTAGCcatatttttatattcttttaaTGAGAAAATGCTCCACTCCTAAAATTACAGTCATGATTTTGTGAGACTCTAGATCACTGTGCCAGCAAACTCAGTGGACTGACTGCTCAACCCACAGGGATGGATTCTCATGCTCCACCAGCATCCTTGGTAGTTTAGTCATCATCCCAGAGCTAAGCTGTGGTTTTCCACCTTGAAGTTTCCCTCAAAAGGCATTAGGGAATGTGTGTTCCTGAACTGTTTCAAGGAGCTACGGATAAAGTAACTGGCACAAGCAGCAGTTTGTTCACATCTGGCTCACAATTCTTTGTTTGCCCTGAAGACAGGGCGTTCTTCAGCTGGGAGGGTCTTTTTGCATTTATAACGGACAAGCTGGGCAAGTTGTTAGCCTAATTGTAGTAGACCAAGTCACAGGAGATACTTGTTCTATGCTGTACTCTTAATTGCTGCTGCACCGTTAATTGCTGTACAGAGTGagagttagaaaacaaaacaaaacaaacaaacaaaacacctcccACACCTGTGGTTAATTAACAAGTTCCAGTGAGTAAGGAGCTGCCAGTTTTCTGCAACTTAGTCTCCACACAGATGTTTCGGGCAGAAAGTCCCACAGAACATCTTTTTCAAATGCTCTTAGACTTAAGAACATCTCTTAAAGGTATATCATAATGACAGGAGTCGATTTTTTACCCCAGTGACATTACTGGAATGTCATTACATGAAGCATTACATGAGGAAGGGAACataatgtaatatttttaaacttaaagatttacgtattttaaaatattttcaacattCCCAAATATTAGAGGCTGTGCAATTTCTTTTATAGGgcttgtaaaaataaattatgagAATATTTTACTAGGCATTATTTAGATACTCTGTGTGGATTTAATCTTTAATTCATTCTGAGCAAATCAATACACTGGCTTCCTATTACTATGCGGACTCATGAATACTGCACTTTATTAGCATTGTAAATTGGttgttttccattaaaatagCCTGAATGACTTAGAACATATTGGGAACATATTTGTTGAGTGAGAAAGtgttacttctatttttttttgtttttgtttgttttgtttctgttttggtttggtttgggttttgtgtgtggggtgggtttttttgttattactgttttttattttttttctttttttgttgatgttggtttggctgttttttctttgtttgtttgtgggtttttgtttgttttggctttttttttttttttttttttttccctaattggTGCTATGCTTTACAGCCAACACTATTTTTTGATGAAGGAGCTGAAAAtattacaatcatagaatcaattaggttggaaaagaccgttTAGATAATCTTGACCAACTGTCAACCTAACACTGCCGAACCTCCAAACCATTTCCCTAAGAATCTCATGTgctcatcttttaaacccctgcagggatggtgactccaccacggccctgggcagcctgttccgatgcttgacaaccctttctgtgaagatttttttcctaatgtccaatctaaatgtcccctggtacaacctgaggtcatttcctcttgtcctatcacttgctacttgggagaagagaccaacaccctccatactacaacgtCCTTTCTGATTCTCAGGGTCTGACCCAATGTGCTGTGCTGAGTTTAATAATATGTAACATTGGACATTTTTTCTAGCATCAGTATGTGCCTCTCCATCCTCAGTTTTGCCTGAGGATTGAGACATTTGGTTAGTAACTAAATACAGCCTGCTTTGAAAATGATTCTTTACCAGCCCTGAAATTGAATGATCGAGCAGGAGTTCAATCATTACCTTCCTCTGGAGTCTTGATTCCTGTCCCGAGTCTCCAGAGCACTAGATTAATACCAGTGCAGCTCCTTGAGAGATGAGACTGCTCTTGCACTGTTGAAATTACTTTGAAAACCATGAATTATCTATTAATGTGCTGATTCTTAAGCAGATCTGCTTGCTACATTTTTGGGAATGTTGGAAAAGCTACTTGGGTTTACCAATTGGATAAGATATATATTTAACAGGAATCTTATCACCTCTTACACGAAACACAACCACTATGCTGGATACTATAATGCCCTTCTAGCAAGTGCGTGCCTTCATCATTATTTGTCTTCTGGCACTTTTGCAAACTGAAAATTTGTCACAGTAACACCACTCTGGCCAATAAATGATCAAATTTCTGTTGTTTACCTTCCCCCACAAAGTATAATCTTCTTCATCTGTGCTGTTGAATGTGCTGACCTGCTAGATCAGAAAATACAAATGTGTTGAGCTCACAGGTCTAGTAACTTAACGGAATCTTCCTGCCTGTTGATCAGAGATGGGCACCTTATTCTCAGTATTGTGTTGCACTGATTGGCACACACAAACCTTTACCCAAAACTGGGGATCCTAAAAACTTTCACAAGTTTTTGGTTTCTATGTACTTGGAGCATAGTTTTCTCGCTGCCTgacacagctgcaggatcagGACCCTGGGGTAACCTCGGTGCTGGTTACACCCATCGAGCGAGTCAGTCACCTCACCATGAGCAGTAGaatattttcctttcccagccaaaCTTGATTTCAAGATCTTTTATTCTGAAATG
The Patagioenas fasciata isolate bPatFas1 chromosome Z, bPatFas1.hap1, whole genome shotgun sequence DNA segment above includes these coding regions:
- the LOC139826463 gene encoding SUN domain-containing protein 2-like; its protein translation is MAASDSLPSLVESSNFLSVALSQHDESGLSEAELESLRKAQGWLEQMRQLKETKDQVSAVKRNILQAVTLALEEHGVQEEKREEILQFTRTAMEKVLENYHRMPDWAMGSIGGTIDNQRTSKTYFVRDEKTWWLSTFDIFPGKGPATILQHRIAPGNCWAFQGSQGHVVIRLPVEIWPTALTVWHISKATSPSGEVSDAPKEFVVFAVDEAGAETLLGTFMYDVNKMIAQTFHVQKQLPRTFRYIKIQVESNWGNPEYTCVYRVQVHGKRAGHDGDRQALQVI